A region of the Oceanihabitans sp. IOP_32 genome:
ATTGTTAAACGATTGATTAAAGCTGAACAATCCAGTGATTGTTCAGCTTTTTTATGCTATAGTTTTAGATTTTTAAATCGCTTTACCGTCGGGAAGACTCATACCTCATTTAATCTATTGTAGTAAAATACGAGGTTATTGTCTTTACTGTTGCACAGTTTTAAGATACTCTAAAACGTTTTGTTCTATGCGCTCTTGAATGTTAGAAATGTCTGCTTTTACAAAACGCTCTCCTGTAATTTTTTCATAAAGCTCGATGTAACGGCTACTCACACTTTCAACATATTCGTCGCTCATTTCAGGCAGAGTTTGGCCCTCTAATCCCTGAAAATCTTGTGCTATAAGCCATTGGCGTACAAATTCTTTAGACAGTTGTTTTTGAGTTTCACCTTTATCTTGACGCTCTTGATAGCCATCGGCATAAAAATAGCGTGAGGAGTCTGGTGTGTGTATTTCATCTATTAAAACAATTTTACCTTCTTTTGTTTTACCGAACTCATATTTAGTATCCACCAAAATTAAACCTCGAGATGCCGCTATTTCACTCCCTCTTTGAAATAATTTACGGGTGTAATCTTCCAAAACCTTATAATCGTCTTCTGAAACAATCCCTTTAGCTATAATCTCTTCACGTGAAATATCCTCGTCGTGATCACCCACTTCTGCTTTGGTTGCTGGTGTAATTATAGGTTCAGGAAACTTATCGTTCTCTTTCATGCCTTCGGGCATTGCCACGCCACATAATAGACGTTTTCCTGCTTTGTATTCACGGGCAGCATGACCAGACATGTAGCCACGAATTACCATTTCTACTTTAAAAGGATCGCATAAAAGCCCAACAGCGACATTTGGATCTGGTGTAGCGGTTAACCAATTAGGAACAATATCTTTTGTAGCCGCCATCATTTTAGTCGCTATTTGGTTTAATATTTGTCCTTTGTATGGAATGCCTTTTGGCATCACGACGTCGAATGCCGATAGCCTATCGGTTGCAATCATCACTAACTGCTCGTTGTTAATATTGTATACTTCTCTAACTTTTCCTTTATAAACACTTTTTTGATTAGGGAAGTTAAAATTGGTGTCTGTTATTGTTTTACTCATAAAGTTTAGCGTTTTGCTTTTAGTTCTGGTTATGTTTTAATCTAAAATGCCTAGCCCCGATTGAAACGGCATCCTTTTTTGCCATGAAAGCAAAAAAGATATAGTTGAAAGCGGGAAACAGCTTCTAATACTTTTAAAATACGAACGATTAATTTGTGCTATCGATACTTTTGTAGGCTTCTATAATTTTTTTAACAAGTTTATGTCGAATAACATCTTTCTCGTCTAAAACAATGATTCCCACGCCTTCTACATTTTTTAAAATTAATAAAGCCTCTTTTAACCCCGATGTCGTGCGCCGTGGTAAATCTATTTGACCAGGATCTCCAGTCAGTAAAAATTTTGCGTTTTTCCCCATACGGGTTAAAAACATTTTCATTTGTGCTGGGGTAGTATTTTGGCCTTCGTCTAAAATTACAAAGGCATTGTCTAAAGTACGCCCCCGCATAAAGGCTAAAGGTGCTATTTGAATGGTGCCATTTTCAATATAATACGCCAATTTTTCGGGCGCAATCATGTCTCTTAAAGCATCGTACAGGGGTTGCATATATGGATCTAATTTTTCTTTTAAATCGCCTGGCAGAAACCCCAAGTTCTCTCCTGCCTCGACGGCTGGTCGCGTTAAAATAATACGCCTCACTTCTTTATTCTTTAAAGCTTGTACTGCTAAAGCTACACCAGTGTAAGTTTTACCTGTTCCAGCTGGTCCAATAGCGAAAACCATGTCGTTTTTACGCATGCTTTCAACCAATTTACGCTGGTTGGCCGTTTGTGCCTTAATAAGTCTACCGCCTACACCATGCACAATAACGTCTCCACTTTTTTGAGAGGTTGTGTACTCTTCACTACTTTGGCTCGTTAAAACACGTTCTATAGCGTTTTCGTCTAGCTTATTATACTTGGAAAAATGCTTTAATAACATCGTGATACGTCTGTCAAACTCCTCTAATAGAGCTTCGTCTCCAAAGGCCTTAATTTTATTTCCTCGCGCTACTATTTTAAGCTTTGGAAAATATTTTTTTAACAGTTCAATATTACTGTTTTGTTCTCCAAAAAATTCTTTTGGAGTGATGTCTTCAAGTTCGATAATAATTTCGTTCAAAGGCCTATTTTATTTTATTTTCTTCTGAATTAGTGATAATAATATTCTCTCAGATGAAATGATTTCTTAATTTTGTGGTTTACACATATCTGAAACTCAAAAATACATAAATTTGAGTGATCAAACATTAAAAATATATCAATAATTTTGCCAATGGCGATAATTACTTTAACAACCGATTTCGGACAAAAAGATTACTTTGCTGCTGCAACAAAGGGTGCCATCTATAGTGAGCTTGCCGATGTTAAAATTGTTGACATTTCGCATTCGGTATCGCCTTTTAGTATTCCTGAAGCCGCTTATATCATTCAGAATGCCTATAGTAGTTTTCCTAAGGGTACCATTCATATTATTGGGATAGACGCTGAGCTAAACCCAGAAAATAAACATATCGCACTAAGTCTAGACGATCACTATTTTATTTGCGCCAATAATGGTATTATGAGTATGATTTGTTCTGAAATTGTCCCTGATAAAATTGTTGAAATTAATATTCACGACAGAATTCAAACCAGTTTTCCCGTTTTAGATGTTTTTGTAAAAGTAGCTTGCCACATTGCCCGTGGTGGTACTTTAGATGTTATTGGGAAAAGAATTACTGAAATTAAACCCATTAAAAACATTTTGCCGTATGTTAACCAAGATAAAACTCAAATTATAGGCAGTATTATTTATATAGATAATTACGGCAATGTAGTAACCAATATTAAACGCGAGTTTTTTGAAAATCATCAAAAAGGACGCGAGTTTATCATATCGGCACGAAATTACAAATTCAAGAAAATATTAAATAACTATAGTGATGTGGTTAATTTTGATATTCCTGTAGAAAAAAGACATGACGAGGGTAAAGGTTTGGTTGTTTTTAATTCTGGTGGCTTTTTAGAGATCGCACTTTATAAAAGCAATACAACTACGGTTGGGAGCGCCTCCTCTTTAATGGGTTTAACCATTATGGATACCGTTACGGTAAACTTTAGTGCTAAGCCCATAATCCCAAAAGGAACCCAAGATTTTAATAACTAAGCCATATGTTTGTAAGAATTGTAAAATTGAGTTTTAATGAAAATGATGTTGCTAGATTTCTTAAAAACTTTAATGCGAATAAACACAAAATAAGAGCGTTTAAAGGCTGTACTTTTTTAGAATTATACCGGGATAAAAATAACCCTAATATATTTTTCACCTATAGTTATTGGACCACTGAAACCGATTTAGAAAGCTACAGAAAATCTGAATTGTTTAAAACTGTTTGGAACAAAACCAAACCGCTTTTTAATGCTAAACCTGAGGCCTGGAGTGTTGATAAGGTAGAAACTTTGGTCTAAAAACAAAAAACCTAATTGGGCAACAAACACAGAATAATAAAAAAATACCACGATCCCTCATCTCTGGTAGGATACTTACAAAATAAATGAAATGATAGCCATCTTAAAAAAAGAAATAAACGCGTTTTTTGCATCACCTATTGGATATTTAGTTATTAGCCTATTCCTGTTGTTAAACGGCTTGTTTTTATGGCTATTTAAAGGTGACTTTAATATTTTAGACTATGGGTTTGCCGATTTATCACCTTTCTTTCTGCTCGCACCATGGATACTCATTTTCTTAATTCCTGCGGTGACCATGCGCAGTTTTTCGGATGAAAAAAAACAAGGCACCCTAGAGTTATTATTAACAAAACCGATCTCGCATACCCAAATTGTGTTGGGTAAATATTTTGGGGCATTCGCTTTAATTTTAATCGCGCTTTTACCAACCTTATTATACATTTATACGGTTTATCAATTAGGCGATCCTGTTGGGAATTTAGATTTAGGTAGCACTCTGGGCTCTTATTTTGGCTTGCTGTTTTTAATCGCCTCTTATACTGCGATTGGCGTGTTTTGCTCGACCTTATCAGACAATCAAATTGTAGCTTTTATAATTGCGGTTTTTTTGTGTCTCCTATTTTACATAGGTTTTGAAGGGATTTCAGACTTTACCTCGAACACCTTTGTAGAACAACTGGGCATAAGTTATCATTTTAACAGTATGAGCCGCGGTGTGCTCGATACTCGCAATATTTTATATTTTTTAAGTGTTAGCCTACTATTTATTGCTTTAACCACGAAGAATATTAGTGTAAAAGCGTTTTCTAAAAAACAAGGCATCAAGCTTTTAATTTTACCCATAGTGTTAATACTGGTTAACCTCTTTTCTGCTTCCATACATAAACGTTTCGATTTAACTGCAGATAAGCGCTATACCTTAAGTGAAGCCTCAAAAGCAATTGTAGCCCCTGTTAATTCGCCCATTATTATAGATGTCTTTTTAAAAGGCGACGGTTTTCCTTCAGAAATTAAACGATTACAACGAGAAACTAAACAGTTGCTAGAAGAGTTCGCAGCCGTAAACAAAAACATTAATTTTAGCTTTATAAATCCTCTTGAAAACGAGGCCACTCGCGAGCGTAATATTCAACAACTTACACAACGCGGCCTGACTCCTATGCAGTTAAGTGTTCAAGAAAGCGGAAAAGCCTCACAAGCCATCATTTTCCCTTGGGCTCTGGCCAGTTTTAACGATGTAACCATTAGTATTCCTTTAGTAAAAAACAAAATTGGCGCTTCCCAGCAAGATTTAGTGAGCAATTCTGTTCAGCATTTAGAGTATGCTTTTGCCGATGCTCTGAGTAAATTAACCATTCCGAAACAGAAAAAAATTGCGGTTTTAAAAGGCAATAATCAGTTAGAAGACCAATATATTGCAGACTTTATAAAAAAGCTTAACGAGTATTATTTTATCGCCCCTTTTACTTTAGATAGCGTTTCAAACCAAACACAAAAAACACTTGAAGAATTAAAAGCATTCGATTTAATTATTTCGGCTAAACCAACCGAAGCTTTTTCAGAAAATGAAAAATTGGTATTAGATCAATTTACCATGCACGGTGGTAAAAGTTTGTGGTTAATAGATAATGTCGCCATAGATAAAGATAGTTTATACAATGCCAGCGGCAGTAATTTGGCTCTGGCACGAGATTTAAATTTAAACGATTTCTTTTTTAAATACGGTATACGTATTAACCCTGTTTTAGTTAGCACACTCTACTCTGCTCCTATTACTTTAGCCATTGGCGAAGGTAGTAATGCACAGTTTCAACATTTAAGATGGCCGTATTCGCCATTGGCCTCATCAAACAGTAGTCATCCTATTGTTAACAATTTAAATTTTGTGAAGTTCGATTTTGCCAATCAAATCGACACCTTAAAAAACAACCTCAAAAAAACAATCCTATTAGAAAGTGCAGCCCTCACCAGGTTAGAAGGCACGCCAAGACCTATTAGTTTAGAGGTGGCCACCCAAGAGCAAAATCCAGCCACATTTAACCAGGGCAATCAAACACTTGCTGTACTTTTAGAAGGCGAGTTTACAAGTGTTTACAACAACAGAATTAAGCCTTTTAAGCTTTTAGAAGTGCAAAACAAAAGCATACCTACTAAAATGGTTGTTATTGCCGATGGCGATGTAATTAAAAACGATGTGGTAAAAAATGTACCCCAAGAATTAGGCTTCGATAAATGGACGGGCCAAACTTACGGTAACAAAGAATTTTTACTGAATGTGGTTAATTATTTACTAGACGACAACGGACTTATAAACATTCGGTCTAAAGAAATTGCTGTGGCTTTTTTAAATCAGCAAAAAATAGCGGCTCAAAAAACGAGCTGGCAACTCATTAATATCGCGTTACCACTCGTTTTGTTAGCAGGATTTGGTTTTACTTTTAATTACTTTAGGAAGAAAAAATACACGGCTTAAATGTTAATAAGTTTGTTTTCTATATTAACAGGTATAGAATATATTTGTAAGTAGCATTTTTGTTGAAAATTAAACACATTATAAATACATGAAATTTATAGTATCAAGTACCTATTTGTTAAAACAACTACAAGTTTTAGGTGGCGTAATTAACAGCTCGAACACCTTACCTATTTTAGATAATTTTTTATTTGAATTAGACCATTCTAAGTTAACGGTTTCTGCCAGTGATTTAGAAACCACTATGGCTTCAACCTTAAGTGTTGAAAGTGATAATGAAGGTAGTGTAGCCATTCCTGCACGTCTATTACTCGATACTTTAAAAACTTTTCCAGAGCAACCCTTAACTTTTATAATTGAAGAGAATAATACCATCGAAATTAGCTCTAATCACGGTAAATACGCTTTAGCTTATGCCGATGGCAATGAATTTCCTAAAGCCGTAGTCTTAGAAGACCCGAGTAAAACCGTTATTACTGGCGATGTGCTAGCCACTGCGATAAGTAAAACTATTTTTGCGGCTGGCAACGACGATTTACGCCCTGTAATGAGCGGTGTTTTTTTTCAGTTTTCTACTGAAGGCTTAACCTTTGTGGCGACCGATGCACATAAGTTAGTAAAATATACCCGTGAAGATATAAAAGCCAATCAGGTGGCCGAATTTATTATGCCTAAAAAACCTCTAAATCTTTTAAAAGGTATTTTAGCCGCGAGCGAAGAAGATGTTACTATTGAATACAACGAAAGTAATGCTAAATTTACTTTTGAAAACTCTGAATTGATTTGCCGATTAATAGATGGTAAATACCCGAACTACGAGGCGGTAATTCCTAAAGAAAACCCTAATAAACTAACCATAGACAGAACACAATTTCTTAATTCTGTGCGTCGTGTTAGTATTTTCTCTAATAAAACCACACACCAAATTCGTTTAAAAATTGCTGGTGCAGAGCTTAATATTTCGGCAGAAGATGTAGACTACAGCAACAAAGCCGAAGAGCGTTTAACCTGTGATTATCAAGGTGACGATATGCAAATAGGTTTTAATTCTCGCTTTTTAACCGAAATGTTAAATAACTTGAACTCAGACGAGGTACAATTAGAAATGAGCATGCCAAATAGAGCGGGTATTTTAACGCCTATTGATGGCTTAGATGAAGGCGAACAAATCACCATGCTGGTTATGCCAGTGATGCTGAATAGTTAATAAATTCTCACGACAGTGGGAATCTCATTATACAAAAGCAGCACTCTTTAATGAGATGGCTGCTTTTTTTTGTGGTTTAGAAATGCAAAAACTCAACAATTACAGAACTTATAGGATGTTCTTAAATTACACAAAATTTAGAGAGCCACGCTTTGTCATTTCGACGATAGGAGAAATCTCATAATAATTAGTCAAGATTTAGAACAAATTTGAGAAGCCTCCTCCATCTTACTACATTTCAACTTGACGTCACCAGTCGTTTTTTATGATTGCGACATTCTCACGTAAAGACTCAAAAGCATTTTGTTTTCTTGATAACAACGCTTTGTCATTTCGACGATAGGAGAAATCTCAGAATAATTAGTCAAGATTTAGAACATATTTGAGAAGCCTCCTCCATCTTACTACATTTCAACTTGACGTCACCAGTCGTTTTTTATGATTGTGACATTCTCAGGCAAAGGCGCAAAGCCCCCTAGTAAAAAAATATCATAATAATAAATAATCACTAGTGTCCCATTAAAAATATTAAAATGCTGTCCATCCTTTTAAAATTAAGAACTTTGCACGTTTTTTATAATGTCACCTTCCTTATTTGAAATAATTATTAAGATTTAAAGGAACTATTTTGTGAATTTAAAGTACTTCTGTTTATCAGTTAGTTAGAATCAAGTCTTGGTTCTTATGTCTATTAGCGAAGCGGTCTTATGTCTTTTGTCGGACATTAATGATAAATAATTTTAAAACGGCTAAGATTAAAACGGTAACTCAACATTTAAAACAAAGGAGTTTCGGTATGCAAATCAAACGGTTTAACCCTCGTTAAAACCTATTAGACTTTCCAGAAAACATTCAACGTAGTTCCATTTCAAGATAAATACCTATATTTAAAATTTCATTTTAATTACAGTTAAAGCATTTTCAGATTTATGATGGACAAAATTAAGGAATTAGAAAAATTAGCACGACTTCTCGATCCTGAAGCAAGTCAAAGACATGCTTGGAATACGCAGGTTTTAGATTATTCTAATACCTTTCTAAACAACTTAGAAACTACAAAGGCCTATATCAAAACTGAAGAAGCGGGTAAGGCCATAACCCATCTAGATATTGAAGAAAACGCTACCAATTTAACAACTTTGCTAGCCAGCACCACAAAACATATAGATGGTGTAGGCATAAA
Encoded here:
- a CDS encoding phosphoribosylaminoimidazolesuccinocarboxamide synthase, whose protein sequence is MSKTITDTNFNFPNQKSVYKGKVREVYNINNEQLVMIATDRLSAFDVVMPKGIPYKGQILNQIATKMMAATKDIVPNWLTATPDPNVAVGLLCDPFKVEMVIRGYMSGHAAREYKAGKRLLCGVAMPEGMKENDKFPEPIITPATKAEVGDHDEDISREEIIAKGIVSEDDYKVLEDYTRKLFQRGSEIAASRGLILVDTKYEFGKTKEGKIVLIDEIHTPDSSRYFYADGYQERQDKGETQKQLSKEFVRQWLIAQDFQGLEGQTLPEMSDEYVESVSSRYIELYEKITGERFVKADISNIQERIEQNVLEYLKTVQQ
- a CDS encoding PhoH family protein: MNEIIIELEDITPKEFFGEQNSNIELLKKYFPKLKIVARGNKIKAFGDEALLEEFDRRITMLLKHFSKYNKLDENAIERVLTSQSSEEYTTSQKSGDVIVHGVGGRLIKAQTANQRKLVESMRKNDMVFAIGPAGTGKTYTGVALAVQALKNKEVRRIILTRPAVEAGENLGFLPGDLKEKLDPYMQPLYDALRDMIAPEKLAYYIENGTIQIAPLAFMRGRTLDNAFVILDEGQNTTPAQMKMFLTRMGKNAKFLLTGDPGQIDLPRRTTSGLKEALLILKNVEGVGIIVLDEKDVIRHKLVKKIIEAYKSIDSTN
- a CDS encoding S-adenosyl-l-methionine hydroxide adenosyltransferase family protein, which produces MAIITLTTDFGQKDYFAAATKGAIYSELADVKIVDISHSVSPFSIPEAAYIIQNAYSSFPKGTIHIIGIDAELNPENKHIALSLDDHYFICANNGIMSMICSEIVPDKIVEINIHDRIQTSFPVLDVFVKVACHIARGGTLDVIGKRITEIKPIKNILPYVNQDKTQIIGSIIYIDNYGNVVTNIKREFFENHQKGREFIISARNYKFKKILNNYSDVVNFDIPVEKRHDEGKGLVVFNSGGFLEIALYKSNTTTVGSASSLMGLTIMDTVTVNFSAKPIIPKGTQDFNN
- a CDS encoding putative quinol monooxygenase, giving the protein MFVRIVKLSFNENDVARFLKNFNANKHKIRAFKGCTFLELYRDKNNPNIFFTYSYWTTETDLESYRKSELFKTVWNKTKPLFNAKPEAWSVDKVETLV
- the gldG gene encoding gliding motility-associated ABC transporter substrate-binding protein GldG, with protein sequence MIAILKKEINAFFASPIGYLVISLFLLLNGLFLWLFKGDFNILDYGFADLSPFFLLAPWILIFLIPAVTMRSFSDEKKQGTLELLLTKPISHTQIVLGKYFGAFALILIALLPTLLYIYTVYQLGDPVGNLDLGSTLGSYFGLLFLIASYTAIGVFCSTLSDNQIVAFIIAVFLCLLFYIGFEGISDFTSNTFVEQLGISYHFNSMSRGVLDTRNILYFLSVSLLFIALTTKNISVKAFSKKQGIKLLILPIVLILVNLFSASIHKRFDLTADKRYTLSEASKAIVAPVNSPIIIDVFLKGDGFPSEIKRLQRETKQLLEEFAAVNKNINFSFINPLENEATRERNIQQLTQRGLTPMQLSVQESGKASQAIIFPWALASFNDVTISIPLVKNKIGASQQDLVSNSVQHLEYAFADALSKLTIPKQKKIAVLKGNNQLEDQYIADFIKKLNEYYFIAPFTLDSVSNQTQKTLEELKAFDLIISAKPTEAFSENEKLVLDQFTMHGGKSLWLIDNVAIDKDSLYNASGSNLALARDLNLNDFFFKYGIRINPVLVSTLYSAPITLAIGEGSNAQFQHLRWPYSPLASSNSSHPIVNNLNFVKFDFANQIDTLKNNLKKTILLESAALTRLEGTPRPISLEVATQEQNPATFNQGNQTLAVLLEGEFTSVYNNRIKPFKLLEVQNKSIPTKMVVIADGDVIKNDVVKNVPQELGFDKWTGQTYGNKEFLLNVVNYLLDDNGLINIRSKEIAVAFLNQQKIAAQKTSWQLINIALPLVLLAGFGFTFNYFRKKKYTA
- the dnaN gene encoding DNA polymerase III subunit beta, producing MKFIVSSTYLLKQLQVLGGVINSSNTLPILDNFLFELDHSKLTVSASDLETTMASTLSVESDNEGSVAIPARLLLDTLKTFPEQPLTFIIEENNTIEISSNHGKYALAYADGNEFPKAVVLEDPSKTVITGDVLATAISKTIFAAGNDDLRPVMSGVFFQFSTEGLTFVATDAHKLVKYTREDIKANQVAEFIMPKKPLNLLKGILAASEEDVTIEYNESNAKFTFENSELICRLIDGKYPNYEAVIPKENPNKLTIDRTQFLNSVRRVSIFSNKTTHQIRLKIAGAELNISAEDVDYSNKAEERLTCDYQGDDMQIGFNSRFLTEMLNNLNSDEVQLEMSMPNRAGILTPIDGLDEGEQITMLVMPVMLNS